In Acidiphilium acidophilum, one genomic interval encodes:
- a CDS encoding outer membrane protein assembly factor BamB family protein encodes MSSTGIGYAASGSHPDKDSTTPKPTLGTSQGTTPSAAANKQEAALDPNNPYARLYIPQNAPTGADAQIPPDGWTHAYGKPSHNAAFPVPASAPAWIRNGVKWNFPEARAWPLSDNEPYGAKIYGIREALPVQTQFYGNALGVAFAKGVVYAESDDMFAYAINAQTGKLIWRTSPVGNYLMGNPVVVKKLVYLSAGSVSFNFANVVAFKNDPSKAARGLDISYNGVYAVSRKTGKLKWYFATRGEAMPTPAYDNGKLFITTGTGNAYAIDAETGKQVWKNHLGGIANMSSPAVYKGHVFVAMSVKPYLYSLDAKTGKVAWKGTIPKAANTGMGDVSPVVSDGVVVQDAVSDVRTTNGKGTMNTTVRAWNAKTGKVLWTDKMGRGPKVPAFKGGVPMVHDGVVYVGSPVTSDYVALNLKTGKQLWRWNVPNAGPAGAARGAPTYYKGTLYVSTGPSVYALDPKTGKEIHSVHVGGRFGIVSPAIIGGTVFLGNSWDWVNALPLHDINPNYKG; translated from the coding sequence ATGTCGAGCACGGGGATCGGGTATGCCGCAAGCGGCAGCCATCCGGACAAGGACAGCACGACGCCGAAGCCGACATTGGGGACTTCGCAGGGCACCACCCCGTCAGCCGCCGCCAACAAGCAGGAGGCGGCGCTCGATCCGAACAATCCCTATGCGCGGCTTTACATTCCGCAGAACGCGCCGACCGGGGCGGATGCGCAGATCCCGCCGGATGGCTGGACTCATGCGTACGGCAAGCCTTCGCACAATGCCGCGTTTCCGGTGCCTGCCAGCGCGCCGGCCTGGATCAGGAACGGGGTGAAGTGGAATTTTCCCGAAGCGCGGGCGTGGCCGCTTTCCGACAATGAGCCTTACGGGGCGAAGATTTACGGAATTCGCGAGGCGCTGCCGGTGCAGACCCAGTTTTATGGCAATGCGCTCGGCGTGGCGTTCGCCAAGGGCGTGGTCTATGCTGAGAGCGACGACATGTTCGCCTATGCGATCAATGCCCAGACCGGCAAGCTGATCTGGCGCACCAGCCCGGTGGGCAACTACCTGATGGGCAATCCGGTTGTCGTGAAGAAGCTGGTCTATCTTTCGGCGGGCAGCGTGAGCTTCAATTTCGCCAATGTGGTGGCGTTCAAGAACGACCCCTCGAAGGCGGCGCGCGGGCTCGATATTTCGTATAACGGGGTTTATGCGGTGAGTCGCAAGACCGGCAAGCTGAAATGGTATTTCGCGACGCGCGGCGAAGCGATGCCGACGCCGGCCTATGACAATGGCAAGCTGTTCATCACGACCGGCACCGGCAACGCCTATGCGATCGACGCCGAGACCGGCAAGCAGGTGTGGAAGAACCACCTCGGCGGGATTGCCAACATGTCGAGCCCGGCGGTTTACAAGGGCCATGTATTCGTTGCGATGTCGGTGAAGCCGTATCTCTACAGCCTCGATGCCAAGACCGGGAAAGTGGCCTGGAAGGGCACGATTCCGAAGGCGGCCAATACCGGGATGGGCGATGTTTCGCCCGTTGTTTCCGACGGTGTGGTGGTGCAGGACGCGGTTTCCGACGTGCGGACGACCAACGGCAAGGGCACGATGAACACCACCGTGCGCGCCTGGAACGCGAAGACCGGCAAGGTGTTGTGGACCGACAAGATGGGCCGGGGGCCGAAAGTTCCGGCGTTCAAGGGCGGTGTGCCGATGGTGCATGACGGCGTGGTTTATGTCGGCAGCCCGGTGACTTCGGATTATGTTGCGCTCAACCTCAAGACCGGCAAGCAGCTCTGGCGCTGGAATGTGCCGAATGCGGGTCCGGCGGGTGCGGCGCGCGGGGCGCCGACCTATTACAAGGGCACGCTCTATGTCTCGACCGGGCCGAGCGTTTACGCGCTCGATCCCAAGACGGGCAAGGAGATCCACAGCGTGCACGTTGGGGGGCGGTTCGGGATCGTGAGCCCGGCGATCATTGGTGGGACGGTGTTTCTCGGCAATTCGTGGGATTGGGTGAACGCGCTGCCGCTGCACGACATCAATCCGAACTACAAGGGCTGA
- a CDS encoding metal ABC transporter solute-binding protein, Zn/Mn family: MICHIIRSDHFGAWGMADFRAALVLAVLVAGTGCALASGPIKDGPIRAVGIENEYANVIQQIGRRYVAASAIESNPNTDPHSFEASPRVAQQIAGAALVVENGVGYDSWADKIIAAAPDPHRVVINVQHLLGLPNATPNPHLWYAPTTMPVVAKAVAAALGRMAPGHAAYFEANVARFDASLKPWYAAIAAFKARYGGTPVAVTEPVGDYMLEAAGADIETPFSLQAAIMNGTDPSPQDVATQNALFNAHKVKVFVYNQQVTDPLTASFLDLARKDHIPVVGVYETMPTPGYDYQSWMLAEVQALQRAVTAGISTQSLLGGK, translated from the coding sequence ATGATATGTCATATCATCCGTTCGGATCATTTCGGGGCGTGGGGTATGGCGGATTTTCGGGCGGCGCTGGTGCTGGCGGTTTTGGTGGCGGGCACTGGGTGTGCTCTGGCCTCCGGGCCGATCAAGGATGGGCCGATCAGGGCGGTCGGGATTGAGAATGAATATGCCAATGTGATCCAGCAGATCGGCCGGCGGTATGTTGCGGCCAGTGCGATCGAATCCAATCCCAACACCGATCCGCATAGTTTCGAGGCGAGCCCGCGCGTCGCGCAGCAGATCGCGGGAGCGGCGCTGGTGGTCGAAAACGGCGTGGGGTACGATAGCTGGGCGGACAAGATCATTGCCGCGGCACCCGATCCGCACCGCGTCGTGATCAATGTGCAGCATCTGCTGGGTCTGCCGAATGCCACGCCGAATCCGCATTTATGGTATGCTCCGACCACGATGCCGGTGGTCGCGAAGGCGGTGGCGGCGGCGCTGGGGCGGATGGCGCCGGGGCATGCGGCGTATTTCGAGGCGAATGTGGCGAGGTTCGATGCGTCGCTGAAGCCGTGGTATGCGGCGATTGCCGCGTTCAAGGCGCGGTATGGCGGCACGCCGGTGGCGGTGACCGAGCCGGTCGGGGATTATATGCTTGAGGCGGCGGGGGCGGATATCGAGACGCCGTTCAGCCTTCAGGCCGCGATCATGAACGGGACCGATCCCTCGCCGCAGGATGTCGCGACGCAGAATGCGCTGTTCAACGCGCATAAGGTCAAGGTGTTCGTCTATAACCAGCAGGTGACCGACCCGCTGACCGCCTCGTTTCTGGACCTGGCGCGGAAAGATCATATCCCGGTCGTGGGGGTCTATGAGACGATGCCGACACCGGGGTATGACTATCAGTCATGGATGCTGGCGGAAGTTCAGGCCCTGCAACGGGCGGTGACGGCGGGGATTTCAACCCAGTCGTTGCTGGGCGGCAAGTGA
- the cobU gene encoding bifunctional adenosylcobinamide kinase/adenosylcobinamide-phosphate guanylyltransferase: MSRSLTFVLGGARSGKSRYGEGVIGGLASPWWYVATAQAFDDEMRERIAVHRARRDERWRTVEAPVELAAALAAAGDAPVLVDCLTLWLTNLMLGDFDIEAAFGGLEAALAARLAATVLVASEVGLGIVPETALGRRFRDAAGVLHQRVAARADRVVFMVAGLPLVVK, translated from the coding sequence ATGAGCCGATCATTGACGTTTGTTCTGGGAGGCGCGCGGTCGGGCAAGAGCCGGTATGGTGAGGGGGTGATTGGCGGTTTGGCATCGCCGTGGTGGTATGTGGCGACGGCGCAGGCGTTCGACGATGAGATGCGCGAGCGGATTGCGGTGCATCGGGCGCGGCGGGATGAGCGGTGGCGGACGGTGGAGGCGCCGGTGGAACTGGCGGCGGCGTTGGCGGCGGCGGGGGATGCGCCCGTGCTGGTGGATTGCCTGACGTTGTGGCTGACCAATCTGATGCTGGGGGATTTCGACATCGAGGCGGCGTTTGGCGGGTTGGAGGCGGCGCTAGCGGCGCGGCTTGCGGCGACGGTGCTGGTGGCGAGCGAGGTCGGGTTGGGGATCGTGCCGGAGACTGCATTGGGGCGCCGGTTTCGGGATGCGGCGGGGGTGTTGCATCAGCGCGTGGCGGCGCGGGCGGATCGGGTGGTTTTCATGGTGGCGGGATTGCCGCTGGTGGTGAAGTGA
- the cobO gene encoding cob(I)yrinic acid a,c-diamide adenosyltransferase: MSEDEVRHREKMAKRKAVQDEEVAGKTIEKGLLIVNTGKGKGKSTAAFGLALRMLGYGRRVAVVQFIKGAWASGERAALARFGEMIEFHTMGEGFTWETQDRARDVASCRRAWEVAAGLLARDDIALVIFDELNIALRYDYLAVDEVLAAIAARPAAMHVVVTGRNAKPEMVAAADLVTEMAAVKHHFASGVKAQEGIEF; the protein is encoded by the coding sequence ATGAGCGAGGACGAGGTGCGGCATCGGGAGAAGATGGCGAAGCGCAAGGCCGTGCAGGATGAGGAGGTGGCGGGCAAGACGATCGAGAAAGGTTTGTTGATCGTCAATACCGGCAAGGGCAAGGGTAAATCGACCGCGGCGTTCGGGCTGGCGTTGCGGATGCTGGGATATGGGCGGCGGGTGGCGGTGGTGCAGTTCATCAAGGGGGCGTGGGCGAGTGGCGAGCGGGCGGCGCTGGCGCGGTTCGGCGAGATGATCGAGTTTCACACCATGGGCGAAGGGTTCACCTGGGAGACGCAGGATCGGGCGCGGGATGTGGCCTCGTGCCGGCGTGCGTGGGAGGTGGCGGCGGGGTTGCTGGCACGGGACGATATTGCGCTGGTGATTTTCGATGAGCTGAACATCGCGCTGCGTTATGATTATCTGGCGGTCGATGAGGTGCTGGCGGCGATTGCGGCGCGGCCCGCGGCGATGCACGTGGTGGTGACCGGGCGGAATGCGAAGCCGGAGATGGTTGCGGCAGCGGATCTGGTGACCGAGATGGCTGCGGTGAAGCATCATTTCGCCTCCGGGGTGAAGGCGCAGGAGGGTATCGAATTCTGA
- the cobD gene encoding threonine-phosphate decarboxylase CobD, giving the protein MGGDNTSGAEGIGGAILHGGRLEAAAMRYPAARLPWIDLSTGINPVGYPVPELPPSCFARLPEVEAVLRLEAVAARAYGVADAAMVAAAPGTQSLIDLLPRLIAARRVAVVGPTYAEHAASWARAGRVVREISALDEAGDAEVVVVCQPNNPDGRVVPRGALMALADAMAVRGGWLVVDEAFADLADGVGLAPALPHPAIVVLRSFGKTYGLAGVRLGFALAAPAMVGRVRAALGPWAVSGPAIAVGTLALGDRAWLAASREALGRGVARLDAMLERAGFDIIGGTLLFRLAASETAGRWFEHLAAQGILVRGFERQTAWLRFGIPADTGEWNRLDDALQQYKG; this is encoded by the coding sequence TTGGGCGGTGATAACACATCGGGCGCCGAGGGGATCGGCGGGGCGATACTGCATGGCGGCCGGCTTGAGGCGGCGGCGATGCGGTATCCGGCGGCGCGGTTGCCGTGGATCGATCTGTCGACCGGGATCAATCCGGTGGGGTATCCGGTGCCCGAATTGCCGCCGTCCTGTTTCGCCCGGCTGCCGGAGGTGGAGGCGGTGCTGCGGCTCGAAGCGGTGGCGGCGCGCGCCTATGGCGTGGCGGATGCGGCGATGGTGGCGGCGGCGCCGGGGACGCAGAGTCTGATCGATCTGCTGCCAAGGTTGATTGCGGCGCGGCGCGTTGCGGTGGTGGGGCCGACCTACGCCGAACATGCGGCGTCCTGGGCGCGGGCGGGGCGTGTGGTGCGCGAGATTTCCGCGCTCGACGAGGCGGGGGATGCCGAGGTGGTGGTGGTGTGCCAGCCGAACAATCCGGATGGGCGGGTCGTGCCGCGCGGGGCGTTGATGGCGCTCGCCGATGCGATGGCGGTGCGCGGCGGCTGGCTGGTGGTGGATGAGGCGTTCGCCGATCTGGCCGATGGGGTGGGGTTGGCCCCTGCCCTGCCGCATCCGGCGATCGTGGTGCTGCGCTCGTTCGGCAAGACCTATGGACTGGCGGGGGTGCGGCTCGGGTTCGCGCTTGCGGCACCCGCAATGGTCGGGCGGGTGCGGGCGGCGCTCGGGCCCTGGGCGGTTTCCGGGCCGGCGATTGCGGTGGGGACGCTGGCGCTGGGGGATCGGGCCTGGCTTGCGGCGTCGCGGGAGGCGCTTGGGCGCGGGGTGGCGCGGCTGGATGCGATGTTGGAACGCGCTGGGTTCGATATCATCGGCGGGACGCTGCTGTTCCGGCTGGCGGCATCGGAGACGGCGGGACGGTGGTTCGAGCATCTGGCGGCGCAGGGGATACTGGTGCGGGGGTTCGAGCGGCAGACGGCGTGGCTGCGGTTCGGGATTCCGGCAGATACCGGCGAATGGAACCGGTTGGATGACGCATTGCAGCAATACAAGGGTTGA
- a CDS encoding cobyric acid synthase — protein sequence MFQGTGSSVGKSTLVAGLARALTRRGLLVLPFKPQNMSNNAAVTPEGGEIGRAQALQALACGVDPHVDMNPVLLKPQSEVGSQVIVQGRVFGTARARDYQAMKPQLLPYVMESFARLRGRADIVLVEGAGSASEVNLRANDIANMGFARAGDVPVVVIGDIDRGGVIASLVGTQVVLDPADAACIVGFIVNRMRGDAGLFAEGMALIAARTGWRALGLVPHFERVRALPAEDAADLAARMAPVRAGKALRIAVPVLPYIANFDDLDPLFGESEVELTFLRDGAALPVATDLVVLAGSKATIADLAALRAFGWEADILAHVRRGGHVLGLCGGYQMLGRRIADPDGIEVVASEVAGLGLLDIETVLTGDKRLTAVRGRLVGADDAVVAGYEMHGGRSFGPGVGAPFVRFDDGRVDGARSGDGLVSGTYVHGLFGADGARAAMLRRFGAVAGARDHRREIEDALDALADHLEAHVDIAGLLTLAR from the coding sequence ATGTTTCAGGGCACCGGATCGAGCGTGGGGAAATCGACGCTGGTGGCCGGCCTCGCGCGGGCGCTGACGCGCCGCGGGCTGCTGGTGTTGCCGTTCAAGCCGCAGAACATGTCCAACAATGCGGCGGTGACGCCGGAGGGTGGCGAGATCGGGCGGGCGCAGGCGTTGCAGGCGCTGGCGTGCGGGGTCGATCCGCATGTGGATATGAATCCGGTGTTGCTGAAGCCGCAGAGCGAGGTGGGGTCGCAGGTGATCGTGCAGGGGCGGGTGTTCGGCACGGCGCGGGCGCGGGACTATCAGGCGATGAAGCCGCAATTGCTGCCGTATGTGATGGAGAGTTTCGCGCGGCTGCGGGGGCGGGCGGATATCGTTCTGGTCGAGGGGGCGGGCAGTGCATCCGAGGTGAACCTGCGGGCGAACGACATTGCCAATATGGGATTTGCCCGTGCGGGCGACGTGCCGGTCGTGGTGATCGGGGATATCGACCGGGGCGGGGTGATTGCCAGCCTGGTCGGGACGCAGGTGGTGCTCGATCCGGCGGATGCCGCATGCATCGTGGGGTTCATCGTGAACCGGATGCGGGGCGATGCGGGGTTGTTCGCCGAGGGGATGGCGCTGATCGCGGCGCGGACCGGGTGGCGCGCGCTTGGGTTGGTGCCGCATTTCGAGCGGGTGCGGGCGTTGCCGGCGGAGGATGCGGCGGATCTGGCTGCGCGGATGGCACCGGTGCGGGCGGGGAAAGCGCTGCGGATTGCGGTGCCGGTGCTGCCGTATATCGCGAATTTCGACGATCTCGATCCGTTGTTCGGGGAGAGCGAGGTCGAGCTGACATTTCTGCGGGACGGGGCGGCGCTGCCGGTGGCGACCGACCTCGTGGTGCTGGCCGGATCGAAGGCGACGATTGCGGATCTGGCGGCGTTGCGGGCGTTCGGGTGGGAGGCGGATATTCTGGCGCATGTCCGGCGCGGGGGACATGTGCTTGGCCTGTGCGGCGGGTATCAGATGCTGGGGCGGCGGATTGCCGATCCCGACGGGATCGAGGTCGTGGCATCGGAGGTGGCGGGGCTCGGATTGCTCGATATCGAGACCGTGCTGACCGGGGACAAGCGGTTGACGGCGGTGCGCGGCAGGCTGGTGGGCGCGGATGATGCGGTGGTCGCGGGGTATGAAATGCATGGCGGGCGCAGTTTCGGGCCGGGGGTGGGCGCACCCTTCGTTCGGTTCGACGATGGCCGGGTCGATGGGGCGCGATCGGGCGATGGGCTGGTGAGCGGGACTTATGTGCACGGGCTGTTCGGTGCTGATGGCGCGCGGGCGGCGATGCTGCGGCGGTTCGGAGCGGTGGCGGGGGCGCGGGATCATCGGCGCGAGATCGAGGATGCGCTCGATGCGCTGGCGGATCATCTGGAGGCGCATGTCGATATCGCGGGTTTGCTTACGCTCGCCAGATGA
- a CDS encoding aldose epimerase family protein, protein MSQAEIADYGATRDGVMVRRMVLRNARGMSVGVLDYGGVITDVNVPDRNGVMGNVVLGCSNIGDYQTKSSYFGALLGRYANRIAGAKFSLDGEVFHLPANNGANTLHGGPKTGATPNFAHRVWEIVRAEAQAVTLRLVSADGDNGFPGTLTVEVTYTLGAEDALRIDYAARVEGRATVLNLSNHTYFNLAGSGSALDHEVMIPAGHFLPTDAAQIPTGILLSVAGTPMDFRTPQVAGARIRDEFEQIVLAGGYDHCFVLDKPGAAMGLAAQVRDAGSGRVLTIETDQPAVQFYTGNKLDGTIPGSHGALIRAGDGMAFETQHFPDAPNRPHFPSTRLDPGEEFRSTTIWRFGISA, encoded by the coding sequence ATGAGCCAAGCCGAGATTGCCGATTACGGCGCCACCCGGGATGGGGTGATGGTGCGCCGGATGGTGCTGCGCAATGCGCGGGGGATGAGCGTCGGCGTGCTCGATTATGGCGGGGTGATCACGGATGTGAACGTGCCGGACCGCAATGGCGTGATGGGCAATGTGGTGCTCGGGTGCAGCAATATCGGGGATTATCAGACGAAGAGCTCGTATTTCGGGGCGCTGCTCGGGCGGTATGCCAACCGGATTGCGGGGGCGAAATTCAGCCTGGATGGCGAGGTGTTTCATCTGCCCGCGAATAACGGGGCGAATACCCTGCATGGCGGGCCGAAGACCGGGGCGACGCCGAATTTCGCGCATCGCGTGTGGGAGATCGTGCGCGCCGAGGCGCAGGCGGTGACGCTGCGGCTGGTAAGTGCGGATGGCGATAACGGGTTTCCGGGGACGTTGACCGTCGAGGTCACCTATACGCTGGGGGCGGAGGATGCGTTGCGGATCGATTACGCCGCGCGGGTCGAGGGGCGGGCGACGGTGCTCAATTTGTCCAACCACACTTATTTCAATCTGGCGGGATCGGGCAGCGCGCTGGATCATGAGGTGATGATCCCGGCGGGGCATTTTCTGCCGACCGATGCGGCGCAGATTCCGACCGGGATTCTGCTTTCGGTGGCGGGAACGCCGATGGATTTTCGCACGCCTCAGGTGGCGGGGGCGCGGATACGGGATGAATTCGAGCAGATCGTGCTGGCGGGCGGGTATGATCACTGCTTCGTGCTCGACAAGCCGGGGGCGGCGATGGGACTGGCGGCACAAGTGCGGGATGCGGGTTCGGGGCGGGTGCTGACGATCGAGACCGACCAGCCTGCGGTGCAGTTTTATACCGGGAACAAGCTGGATGGGACGATACCGGGCAGCCATGGCGCGTTGATCCGGGCAGGTGACGGGATGGCGTTCGAGACCCAGCATTTTCCCGATGCGCCGAACCGGCCACATTTTCCCTCGACGCGGCTCGATCCCGGGGAGGAATTCCGCTCGACCACGATCTGGCGGTTCGGCATCAGTGCCTGA
- the recA gene encoding recombinase RecA, translating to MEKNKALDAALVQIERAFGKGSIMRMGARPGNEEIDTIPSGSLGLDLALGIGGFPRGRVIEIYGPESSGKTTLALHAIAEAQKRGGTCAFIDAEHALDPIYARKLGVDVDNLLISQPDTGEQGLEIADTLVRSGAIDVLVIDSVAALVPRAELEGEMGDSHVGLHARLMSQALRKLTGSISRSKTMMIFLNQIRLKIGVMFGNPETTTGGNALKFYASVRMEIRRIGAIKDREEVTGNQTRVKVVKNKLAPPFRQVEFDIMYGEGISKVGELIDLGVKAGIVEKSGAWFSYDSVRVGQGRENAKQFLRDHPDMAAAIEKRIREQAAVVEKAMMVAPTETETAEAAE from the coding sequence ATGGAAAAGAACAAGGCTCTCGACGCCGCCCTGGTGCAGATCGAGCGGGCGTTCGGCAAGGGCTCGATCATGCGGATGGGGGCGCGGCCGGGGAATGAGGAAATCGATACGATTCCGTCGGGTTCGCTTGGGCTGGACCTTGCGCTCGGGATCGGCGGGTTTCCGCGCGGGCGGGTGATCGAAATCTACGGGCCGGAATCCTCGGGCAAGACGACTTTGGCGCTCCATGCCATCGCCGAAGCCCAGAAACGCGGCGGTACCTGCGCCTTCATCGATGCGGAGCACGCGCTCGATCCGATCTATGCCCGGAAACTCGGCGTCGATGTCGATAACCTGTTGATTTCGCAGCCGGATACCGGCGAACAGGGGTTGGAGATCGCCGATACGCTGGTGCGCTCCGGCGCGATCGACGTGTTGGTGATCGATTCGGTCGCGGCCCTCGTGCCGCGCGCGGAACTGGAGGGCGAGATGGGGGATTCGCATGTCGGGCTCCACGCGCGGTTGATGAGCCAGGCACTGCGGAAACTGACCGGGTCGATCTCGCGCTCGAAGACCATGATGATCTTTCTCAACCAGATCCGGTTGAAGATCGGGGTGATGTTCGGCAATCCGGAAACCACGACCGGCGGCAACGCGTTGAAATTCTATGCCTCGGTCCGCATGGAAATCCGCCGGATCGGCGCGATCAAGGATCGTGAGGAAGTCACCGGTAATCAGACCCGCGTGAAAGTGGTGAAAAACAAACTCGCGCCGCCGTTCCGGCAGGTCGAATTCGATATCATGTACGGCGAAGGCATATCGAAGGTCGGGGAACTCATCGATCTCGGCGTGAAGGCGGGAATCGTCGAGAAATCCGGCGCCTGGTTCAGCTATGACAGCGTGCGCGTGGGTCAGGGACGGGAAAACGCCAAGCAGTTCCTGCGCGATCACCCGGATATGGCCGCCGCCATCGAAAAACGCATCCGCGAGCAGGCCGCCGTGGTCGAAAAAGCCATGATGGTCGCACCGACCGAGACCGAGACGGCTGAGGCGGCTGAGTGA
- the cbiB gene encoding adenosylcobinamide-phosphate synthase CbiB, whose amino-acid sequence MILPITVPLAALSLTIEAITGYPDPIFRLIGHPVIWIGSLIARLDHRLNHPSAPPATRRLMGAFALILILLAAILPAAVLQAASLVLLPRALALLLIALLASALLASRSLATHVRAVERGLARSLADGRAAVSHIVGRAPESLDHAGVARAAIESLAENFSDGVIAPILWCALLGLPGLAAYKAANTADSMIGHRTPRHEAFGWAAARFDDLINLPASRLAALLIIAAAALHPGTDAAAALRAVRRDAASHRSPNAGWPEAAMAGALGLRLAGPRTYGTVTIDDAWMGSGTPDATADDIARALALFRRATILQILLLWLLTLIIWRA is encoded by the coding sequence ATGATATTACCGATCACCGTGCCGCTCGCGGCGCTCTCCCTCACCATCGAGGCGATCACCGGCTACCCCGACCCGATCTTCCGCCTGATCGGCCATCCCGTGATCTGGATCGGCAGCCTGATCGCCCGGCTCGATCACCGCCTGAACCACCCCTCCGCCCCGCCCGCAACCCGCCGCCTCATGGGTGCCTTCGCCCTCATCCTGATCCTGCTCGCCGCCATCCTGCCCGCCGCCGTCCTTCAGGCCGCCAGCCTCGTCCTGCTGCCCCGCGCCCTCGCCCTGCTCCTGATCGCTCTGCTCGCCAGCGCCCTGCTCGCCTCGCGCAGCCTCGCCACCCATGTCCGCGCCGTCGAACGCGGCCTCGCCCGCAGCCTCGCCGATGGCCGCGCCGCCGTTTCCCACATCGTCGGCCGCGCCCCCGAAAGCCTCGATCATGCCGGCGTCGCCCGCGCCGCGATCGAAAGCCTCGCGGAAAACTTTTCCGATGGCGTGATCGCCCCGATCCTGTGGTGCGCCCTGCTCGGCCTGCCCGGACTCGCCGCCTACAAGGCCGCCAACACCGCCGACAGCATGATCGGCCATCGCACCCCGCGCCACGAAGCCTTCGGCTGGGCCGCCGCGCGGTTCGACGATCTCATCAACCTCCCCGCCTCGCGCCTCGCCGCCCTCCTCATCATCGCCGCCGCCGCCCTGCATCCCGGCACCGATGCCGCCGCCGCCCTCCGCGCGGTCCGCCGCGACGCCGCGAGCCACCGCTCGCCCAACGCCGGCTGGCCCGAGGCCGCCATGGCCGGTGCCCTCGGCCTGCGCCTCGCCGGCCCGCGCACCTACGGCACGGTCACCATCGACGATGCCTGGATGGGCAGCGGCACGCCGGACGCCACCGCCGACGACATCGCCCGCGCCCTCGCCTTGTTCCGCCGCGCCACAATCCTGCAAATCCTCCTGCTCTGGCTCCTCACCCTGATCATCTGGCGAGCGTAA